One Halovivax ruber XH-70 genomic region harbors:
- a CDS encoding UPF0146 family protein, whose amino-acid sequence MTRSTPLDDALVDRLSTYERVVEVGIGRRTAVAASLADRGVAVTATDVHARSVPDPVDFVRDDVLAPAPTVYDGADAIYALNLPPELHRPVAEVATDVGADFLFTTLGGDQPQLPVARESLPVGALFVASLSGPGDG is encoded by the coding sequence GTGACTCGATCCACACCGCTCGACGACGCGCTGGTCGACCGCCTGTCCACCTACGAGCGAGTCGTCGAGGTGGGGATCGGCCGTCGGACGGCGGTCGCCGCCTCGCTGGCCGACCGTGGCGTCGCCGTCACCGCGACGGACGTTCACGCCCGCTCGGTCCCCGATCCCGTCGACTTCGTTCGCGACGACGTGTTGGCGCCCGCCCCGACCGTCTACGACGGTGCCGACGCGATCTACGCGCTGAACCTGCCGCCCGAACTACACCGGCCCGTGGCCGAGGTCGCCACCGACGTGGGCGCGGACTTCCTGTTCACCACGCTCGGTGGCGATCAGCCACAGCTCCCCGTCGCACGCGAGTCGCTGCCGGTCGGGGCGCTGTTCGTCGCCTCCCTTTCGGGCCCGGGCGACGGGTGA
- a CDS encoding TIGR01548 family HAD-type hydrolase: MTDVLEADAVVLDVDGVLVDVADSYRRAIVESVERCYGRTIDRAAVQAFKDAGGFNNDWDVTDAVALYVLASGEGYDASIATYTDAIADRGGGLDAAESVVSDALDATALERVVSRWDRDRLREVFQGLYLGADLYRSIEGGEPDVPDRPGATDVDLARNVDGTVRTERGTESTAAPDGESADAVGPDALRGFIHDEPVIITDETREWLTTNVDLGILTGRPEAEAQIALGRAGLDDLPADHRFTMDDWDASKPEPDALTTLAERLEAETVVFVGDTLDDVRTATNAADADPHRIYHGVGVLSGGLSGESGRNKFAQAGAVAVCESVNDVPDLLE, translated from the coding sequence ATGACCGACGTTCTCGAAGCCGACGCCGTCGTCCTCGACGTCGACGGCGTCCTCGTCGACGTGGCCGACTCCTATCGACGGGCCATCGTCGAGTCCGTCGAGCGCTGCTACGGCCGAACGATCGACCGGGCGGCCGTCCAGGCGTTCAAAGATGCCGGCGGGTTCAACAACGACTGGGACGTGACCGACGCGGTCGCGCTGTACGTCTTGGCCTCGGGCGAGGGCTACGACGCCTCGATCGCGACCTACACCGACGCTATCGCCGACCGTGGCGGCGGCCTCGACGCGGCGGAGTCGGTCGTCTCGGACGCACTCGACGCGACGGCACTCGAACGCGTCGTCTCTCGCTGGGATCGCGACCGGCTCCGCGAGGTATTCCAGGGACTGTACCTGGGTGCGGACCTCTACCGATCGATCGAGGGCGGCGAACCGGACGTCCCGGACCGGCCGGGCGCGACGGACGTCGACCTCGCTCGAAACGTCGACGGCACGGTCAGGACCGAGCGCGGGACCGAATCGACGGCCGCTCCCGATGGTGAGTCAGCCGACGCTGTCGGTCCCGACGCGCTCCGCGGGTTCATCCACGACGAACCCGTCATCATCACCGACGAGACGCGCGAGTGGCTCACGACGAACGTCGACCTGGGCATCCTCACCGGCCGGCCGGAGGCGGAGGCCCAGATCGCCCTCGGGCGGGCGGGACTCGACGACCTTCCGGCCGACCACCGGTTCACGATGGACGACTGGGACGCGAGCAAGCCCGAGCCGGACGCGCTGACGACGCTGGCCGAGCGCCTCGAGGCCGAGACGGTTGTCTTCGTCGGCGACACGCTCGACGACGTCCGCACCGCGACCAACGCGGCCGACGCGGATCCACACCGCATCTATCACGGCGTCGGCGTCCTCTCCGGCGGGCTCTCGGGCGAGTCCGGCCGGAACAAATTTGCCCAGGCGGGCGCGGTCGCCGTCTGTGAGTCGGTCAACGACGTCCCCGACCTGCTCGAGTAA
- a CDS encoding FAD-dependent oxidoreductase, producing the protein MADLASGPGSLPGTHTSPWLVRTDDVPRFDPLAGDETADVVIVGAGIAGLSTAAELADRGYDVVVLERDRVAGGVTGRSTAKVTSQHGLLYDDLRDSFGGTRARQYASANQAAIETVAERVAALDIADDCGFRRCPAYVYGDDRGAIEREADAEAAAGLPASFVTSVPPFESADCGVRVDDQACLDPRRYLLALAEGLVDGDFEASGSISGDDPAASTGSGGDAAASTGGSGASSTSTGDGSDSVAPTGGDASFGSVAVHEETRVTAVEPGRTPSVETARGTVTADRVVLATGFPLLDRLGLFARLAPKRSYVLAIRIDGEAPEGLYYRPAEGSRPYRSVRAHAGTRSGGTGTAGGDETAATAGPLVLVVGENHKTGQGGPTRERYRRLVEWAADRFAVREVAYRWSTQDYVAADRVPLVGPAGPGARNVSLATGFGGWGMTGGTVAGRLLAQLHDGEEPPIASLYDPRRFTPVASIGQLATENADVAGQFATDWLRTLFGPGTVAVEPGEGRVVRRDGRPIAVSRDQDGKLHAVSAICSHAYCVVDWNDGEATWDCPCHGSRFDPDGRLIEGPATDGLAAAEHEATGDRTDHERD; encoded by the coding sequence ATGGCCGACCTCGCATCCGGTCCGGGATCGCTCCCTGGGACCCACACCTCCCCCTGGCTGGTACGCACCGACGATGTTCCCCGGTTCGATCCGCTCGCTGGCGACGAGACGGCCGACGTCGTGATCGTCGGGGCGGGTATCGCTGGCCTCTCGACCGCGGCCGAACTCGCCGATCGTGGCTACGACGTCGTCGTGCTCGAGCGTGATCGGGTCGCCGGCGGCGTCACCGGACGGTCGACGGCGAAGGTCACCAGTCAGCACGGGCTGCTCTACGACGACCTGCGCGACTCGTTCGGCGGGACCCGCGCCCGCCAGTACGCCAGCGCGAACCAGGCGGCGATCGAGACGGTCGCCGAGCGGGTCGCGGCGCTGGATATCGCCGACGACTGTGGCTTTCGCCGGTGTCCGGCGTACGTCTACGGCGACGATCGTGGGGCGATCGAGCGCGAGGCCGACGCCGAGGCGGCTGCCGGGTTGCCCGCGTCGTTCGTCACTTCCGTCCCACCGTTCGAGTCGGCCGACTGTGGCGTCAGGGTCGACGATCAGGCCTGTCTCGACCCGCGACGGTACCTCCTCGCGCTGGCCGAGGGGCTTGTAGACGGGGACTTCGAGGCGAGTGGTTCGATCAGCGGTGACGATCCCGCTGCGTCGACCGGCAGTGGAGGCGACGCAGCAGCCTCGACTGGTGGCAGTGGCGCCTCGTCGACCTCGACCGGTGACGGTAGCGACTCGGTTGCCCCGACCGGCGGCGACGCGAGCTTCGGTTCTGTCGCCGTTCACGAAGAGACACGCGTGACGGCTGTCGAGCCCGGTCGCACGCCCAGCGTCGAGACCGCCCGCGGGACGGTCACGGCCGATCGGGTCGTCCTCGCGACGGGGTTTCCGCTCCTCGATCGGCTCGGATTGTTCGCCCGGCTGGCGCCGAAGCGCTCGTACGTGCTGGCGATCCGGATCGACGGGGAGGCGCCTGAGGGGCTGTACTACCGGCCGGCGGAGGGGAGCCGGCCGTACCGATCGGTGCGAGCACATGCCGGAACCCGATCGGGTGGCACTGGAACGGCGGGTGGCGACGAGACTGCCGCTACTGCTGGACCACTCGTCCTCGTCGTCGGCGAGAACCACAAGACCGGCCAGGGTGGCCCCACGCGCGAGCGCTACCGCCGCCTCGTCGAGTGGGCCGCGGACCGATTCGCCGTACGCGAAGTCGCCTACCGCTGGTCCACGCAGGACTACGTCGCCGCGGATCGCGTTCCGCTCGTCGGACCTGCCGGGCCGGGTGCGCGAAACGTCTCCCTGGCCACCGGCTTCGGCGGCTGGGGGATGACGGGCGGGACGGTGGCTGGGCGACTCCTGGCACAGTTGCACGACGGCGAGGAACCGCCGATCGCGTCGCTGTACGACCCGCGACGGTTCACGCCAGTCGCTTCGATCGGGCAACTGGCGACCGAGAACGCGGACGTCGCCGGGCAGTTCGCCACCGACTGGCTGCGGACGCTCTTCGGGCCGGGAACCGTCGCCGTCGAACCCGGCGAGGGACGCGTCGTTCGTCGCGACGGCCGGCCGATCGCCGTCTCCCGTGACCAGGATGGTAAGTTGCACGCCGTCTCGGCCATCTGCTCGCACGCCTACTGCGTGGTCGACTGGAACGACGGCGAGGCAACCTGGGATTGTCCCTGTCACGGGTCCAGATTCGACCCAGATGGGCGACTCATCGAGGGGCCGGCGACGGACGGACTCGCTGCCGCGGAGCACGAGGCGACCGGTGACCGTACCGACCACGAGCGAGACTGA
- a CDS encoding metal-dependent transcriptional regulator translates to MSLSDSDTPNTPESLPAITPKMEDYLRHIYRLEQEADGRVSNSEIAEQLGVTRASVTSMLSTLSKQGLIDRERYRPIRLTTEGKKIALRVVRKHRLAETMLTELFDYAISEVDAEADILEHHLSNRLCRKIERKLDMPETDPHGDPIPDSNLDLPQSADVTSLVDVDKSVSVEVTRILTQDDEVLEHLVSVGLEPTERIRLVETTPIGMVVLAIGDTGEQTSVPQSLASQILVTPLDDP, encoded by the coding sequence ATGAGTTTATCAGATTCAGACACCCCAAACACGCCCGAGTCGTTGCCAGCGATCACGCCGAAGATGGAAGACTATCTCCGGCACATCTACCGTCTCGAACAGGAAGCCGACGGCCGGGTGTCCAACTCAGAGATTGCAGAGCAACTCGGTGTTACCCGAGCATCAGTAACGAGTATGCTCAGTACGCTCTCGAAGCAGGGGTTAATCGACCGAGAACGGTATCGCCCCATTCGTCTCACGACCGAAGGCAAGAAAATCGCACTACGAGTGGTCCGCAAACACCGACTTGCCGAGACGATGCTTACGGAGTTGTTCGATTACGCGATCAGTGAAGTCGACGCCGAGGCCGATATCTTGGAGCATCACCTCAGTAATCGGCTCTGTCGGAAAATCGAACGGAAGCTCGACATGCCAGAAACCGACCCGCACGGCGATCCTATCCCCGACAGTAACCTTGACCTCCCTCAATCAGCGGACGTCACCTCGCTAGTCGACGTTGATAAGTCTGTAAGTGTAGAAGTTACGCGGATATTGACGCAGGATGACGAGGTTCTGGAGCATCTCGTTTCGGTTGGGCTGGAACCGACAGAACGTATTCGCCTCGTCGAAACCACGCCAATTGGGATGGTGGTTCTTGCTATCGGGGACACCGGTGAACAGACGAGTGTCCCACAGAGTCTGGCCTCACAGATACTGGTTACACCGCTGGATGATCCATAA
- a CDS encoding metal ABC transporter permease: protein MTYQPTLLLQAGPLSPVFEPLYWFLQLWSGFMSWVAGMTGLELLQYSFMHRAILVGLCIGVMAPLIGTFLVHRQLALIGDALAHTGFAGVAVGLFVNAVFELGVSPYLTAVVVSMIAALFIELISEATDAYNDVSMAIVLSTGFALGTTLISINAGGLSVGVNQYLFGNLATVSQDSAAILLLLFGIIIGVVALTHNQLLYVTFDETAAAVSGLSVSWYNRIMVLLTAMVVVGAMQIMGVILVAAMLVVPVAGASQISRSFNESILVSVVLAELAVILGIGVSYYAEATAGGVIVLLAVAIYVVAVVLGKLQTALGEEDSPEMGSIDMGEAKPSDD, encoded by the coding sequence ATGACGTACCAACCCACCCTACTACTGCAAGCGGGACCCTTGAGCCCCGTGTTCGAACCACTGTACTGGTTCCTGCAACTCTGGTCGGGCTTCATGTCCTGGGTGGCTGGGATGACTGGACTAGAACTTCTCCAGTACAGCTTCATGCACCGGGCGATCCTCGTCGGACTCTGTATCGGGGTGATGGCACCCTTGATCGGGACCTTCCTCGTTCATCGGCAGTTGGCACTGATCGGTGACGCGCTCGCCCACACCGGGTTTGCGGGCGTCGCCGTGGGATTATTCGTCAACGCCGTCTTCGAACTCGGGGTCTCGCCGTACCTGACGGCAGTCGTGGTTTCGATGATCGCTGCGCTGTTCATCGAGCTGATATCGGAGGCGACAGATGCCTACAACGACGTTTCGATGGCTATCGTGCTCTCGACGGGCTTCGCGTTGGGGACGACACTGATCAGCATCAACGCCGGTGGGCTTTCCGTTGGGGTAAACCAGTACCTCTTCGGGAACCTCGCCACAGTCTCGCAGGATAGTGCTGCGATACTCCTACTACTATTCGGCATTATCATCGGCGTGGTTGCGCTCACGCACAATCAATTGCTGTACGTCACCTTCGACGAGACGGCAGCAGCAGTGTCTGGGCTCTCGGTCAGTTGGTACAATCGCATCATGGTGTTGCTGACAGCGATGGTCGTGGTCGGCGCAATGCAGATTATGGGGGTCATCCTCGTAGCTGCGATGCTCGTCGTGCCCGTCGCTGGCGCATCACAGATCTCTCGGAGCTTCAACGAATCGATACTCGTGTCGGTCGTACTCGCCGAGTTAGCCGTCATCCTCGGCATCGGTGTCTCGTACTATGCCGAGGCGACTGCCGGAGGCGTGATCGTTCTCCTCGCAGTCGCGATCTACGTCGTCGCTGTGGTGCTCGGAAAACTCCAGACGGCCCTCGGTGAGGAGGACAGCCCCGAGATGGGAAGCATCGACATGGGCGAAGCCAAACCGAGTGACGACTGA
- a CDS encoding metal ABC transporter ATP-binding protein encodes MSTQTPASTTSSGTASSTESVIELSGIDFGYTSTPVVEDISLRIDPGEYVAVVGPNGSGKSTLMKLMLGLLRPDEGDARLFGEPSRQFDDGERIGYVAQHASASKEMPITVREVVKMGRFPHVGFDRLIDDDQTVIDAVREDPLCTSRGALDAVFGRLSSEDWDIVDRALDTVGMTAFANRRVTQLSGGQRQRAFIARALASEADLLVLDEPTVGVDIESVEAFYDLLDALNRDGITVLLIEHDLGAVTEHAERVICLNREIYFDGSASEFVESDALARAFGTTANLLGGSR; translated from the coding sequence ATGAGCACACAAACCCCTGCGAGTACCACGAGTTCGGGGACGGCAAGCAGCACTGAGTCGGTCATCGAACTATCCGGGATCGACTTCGGATACACGTCTACCCCGGTCGTCGAGGATATCTCGCTTCGGATCGACCCTGGCGAGTACGTTGCGGTCGTCGGTCCGAACGGGTCGGGGAAATCGACGCTGATGAAGTTGATGTTGGGGTTGCTTCGACCGGACGAGGGAGACGCCAGACTATTCGGCGAACCCTCGCGTCAGTTCGACGATGGCGAGCGGATCGGCTACGTCGCCCAGCACGCCAGCGCCTCGAAAGAGATGCCGATCACCGTCCGAGAAGTCGTAAAGATGGGTCGGTTTCCACACGTCGGCTTCGACCGACTGATCGACGACGACCAGACGGTCATCGACGCAGTACGCGAGGACCCGCTCTGCACCTCCAGAGGAGCCCTTGACGCCGTCTTCGGTCGCCTCTCCAGCGAGGACTGGGACATCGTCGACCGGGCGCTCGACACCGTCGGCATGACGGCCTTCGCCAATCGTCGTGTGACACAGTTGTCTGGCGGCCAGCGCCAGCGGGCGTTCATCGCCCGTGCGCTCGCCAGCGAGGCCGACCTGCTCGTCCTCGACGAACCGACCGTTGGTGTCGACATTGAATCGGTCGAGGCGTTCTACGACCTCCTAGATGCACTGAACCGGGACGGTATCACGGTTCTACTCATCGAGCACGACCTGGGCGCAGTCACCGAACACGCCGAACGCGTCATCTGTCTCAACCGGGAGATATACTTCGACGGGTCGGCCAGCGAGTTCGTCGAGAGTGACGCCCTGGCTCGCGCCTTTGGCACCACAGCGAACCTGTTAGGTGGTTCTCGATGA
- a CDS encoding metal ABC transporter substrate-binding protein, with protein sequence MDDTTQSKTTYSFSRRRAITAGTGLFATGLAGCIGGFSSNKDASVEGPVAVASFFSFYDFARKVANGTPVEVRNLIPTGLHGHGWEPDASITRDIIEADAFIHVGSDFQPWADRAIQTLKDDNVDTQLINVREGIGLVDLAASLDPDEEGVGEGRGKDPHFWLDPDRAKQSVDNITDGLVELAPDHESTFRENASTYKTDVLEQIDQDYQAIFDAAERDVVQLAAHNAFQYIGVKYDIQMRPLVVNLAASGNVKPSDITEAKRVIDENDIKYIGAAVFETRRPAQQLVAETAVEAYYPVTPYAGVREDWVENNWGYEEIAYNINMPTFEVVLGNKQPEEVGPDGWADEWMSFE encoded by the coding sequence ATGGACGACACGACACAGTCGAAGACGACGTACAGTTTCTCACGCAGAAGGGCCATTACTGCGGGTACAGGACTTTTCGCCACCGGCCTCGCCGGGTGTATAGGTGGTTTCAGTAGCAACAAAGACGCGAGTGTAGAGGGCCCCGTCGCCGTCGCTTCGTTCTTCAGCTTCTATGACTTCGCCCGAAAGGTCGCAAACGGAACTCCTGTCGAAGTGCGAAACCTGATTCCAACCGGGCTCCACGGCCACGGCTGGGAACCGGACGCGAGTATCACCAGGGATATCATCGAAGCCGATGCGTTCATCCACGTCGGCTCAGACTTCCAGCCCTGGGCCGACCGGGCAATCCAGACGCTCAAAGACGACAACGTCGACACCCAACTCATCAACGTCCGGGAGGGAATCGGACTGGTCGACCTCGCCGCCAGCCTCGACCCCGATGAAGAAGGTGTCGGCGAGGGTCGAGGGAAGGACCCCCACTTCTGGCTCGATCCCGACCGCGCGAAGCAGTCCGTCGACAACATTACCGATGGGCTCGTCGAACTCGCACCGGACCACGAATCGACGTTCCGGGAGAACGCCTCGACCTACAAGACCGACGTCCTCGAACAGATCGATCAGGATTACCAGGCAATCTTCGACGCCGCCGAACGCGATGTCGTCCAACTCGCCGCTCACAACGCGTTCCAGTACATCGGCGTCAAGTACGACATCCAAATGCGCCCACTCGTCGTGAACCTCGCTGCCAGCGGCAATGTCAAGCCTTCCGACATCACGGAAGCCAAGCGCGTCATCGACGAGAACGATATCAAGTACATCGGTGCCGCGGTGTTCGAGACGCGCAGGCCTGCACAACAACTCGTCGCCGAGACGGCGGTCGAGGCATACTATCCCGTGACGCCGTACGCTGGCGTTCGGGAGGACTGGGTTGAGAACAACTGGGGGTACGAGGAAATCGCTTACAACATCAATATGCCCACGTTCGAGGTCGTGCTCGGCAACAAACAGCCCGAAGAAGTCGGGCCCGATGGCTGGGCCGACGAGTGGATGAGCTTCGAGTGA
- the npdG gene encoding NADPH-dependent F420 reductase, whose translation MRLALLGGTGDIGEGLALRFARDTEHEVLIGSRDPEKARDAVESYEERLADAGASGDLKGFANEMAADRADVVILSVPPYYAGDTVEAVADQLDSDTILVTPAVGMKGDEDGMHYHPPGTGSVTELVAQRAPDDVPVVGAFHNLAAGKLADLSTEFDLDTLVVADDADAKGTVRQLAEEIEGLRALDAGPLANAAEVESVTPLVINVAKHNDGMHDVGVKWI comes from the coding sequence ATGCGACTCGCACTACTCGGCGGGACGGGCGACATCGGGGAGGGACTCGCGCTTCGCTTCGCGCGGGATACGGAACACGAGGTTCTGATCGGCTCGCGCGACCCGGAGAAGGCGCGCGACGCGGTCGAGAGCTACGAGGAGCGCCTGGCCGACGCCGGTGCGTCCGGCGACCTGAAGGGCTTCGCCAACGAGATGGCGGCCGACCGGGCCGATGTCGTGATCCTCTCGGTCCCACCGTACTACGCGGGCGACACCGTCGAGGCCGTCGCCGACCAGCTCGATTCGGACACGATCCTCGTCACGCCCGCGGTGGGCATGAAAGGCGACGAGGACGGGATGCACTACCACCCACCGGGGACGGGCAGCGTGACGGAGCTGGTCGCCCAGCGCGCCCCCGACGATGTCCCGGTCGTCGGTGCCTTCCACAATCTCGCCGCCGGCAAACTCGCCGACCTCTCGACCGAGTTCGACCTCGACACGCTCGTCGTCGCCGACGACGCGGACGCGAAGGGAACGGTGCGCCAGCTCGCCGAGGAGATCGAGGGACTGCGCGCGTTAGACGCCGGCCCGCTCGCGAACGCGGCGGAGGTCGAGAGCGTCACCCCGCTGGTCATCAACGTCGCCAAACACAACGACGGCATGCACGACGTCGGCGTGAAGTGGATCTAG
- a CDS encoding thioredoxin family protein → MTVTLKDFYADWCGPCKTQDPILEEIEDDWDGGFEVEKVNVDEAQDVANEYQVRSLPTLVIENDDGIVERFVGVTQREDIEDALESAGA, encoded by the coding sequence ATGACCGTCACGCTCAAGGACTTCTACGCGGACTGGTGTGGCCCCTGCAAGACCCAGGACCCGATCTTAGAGGAGATCGAAGACGACTGGGACGGCGGATTCGAAGTCGAGAAGGTAAACGTCGACGAGGCCCAGGACGTCGCGAACGAGTATCAGGTGCGCTCGCTCCCGACGCTCGTGATCGAGAACGACGACGGCATCGTCGAGCGCTTCGTCGGCGTCACCCAGCGTGAGGACATCGAGGACGCGCTGGAATCCGCCGGCGCGTAG
- a CDS encoding DUF424 domain-containing protein: protein MTGENGATSEDGADTPVVCTKRETPEGTLVAVCDADILGETFEDGAVSLTVTEDFYGTEPVEPAAARDALVRADVANIVGHEAVELAIEVGIVDEANVLDVGATVHAQSVRM from the coding sequence ATGACGGGCGAGAACGGGGCAACGAGCGAGGACGGCGCCGACACGCCCGTCGTCTGCACCAAACGCGAGACGCCCGAGGGGACGCTGGTGGCCGTCTGCGACGCGGATATCCTCGGCGAGACGTTCGAAGACGGCGCCGTCTCGCTCACCGTCACCGAAGACTTCTACGGGACGGAGCCGGTGGAGCCGGCGGCCGCCCGCGACGCGCTCGTCCGGGCAGACGTGGCCAACATCGTCGGACACGAGGCCGTCGAGCTGGCCATCGAGGTCGGGATCGTCGACGAGGCGAACGTGCTGGACGTGGGCGCGACCGTCCACGCCCAGTCGGTGCGAATGTAG
- a CDS encoding tetratricopeptide repeat protein: MTDDAGDDRHRFSEGAGFDDPYDEFDLDPPELDVDPGKVDPVDSRAIADLLDERQLTNEDIEAEEVLDVGLNYMQINRFEQATETFERAARFTEDDRLAQEAWTNKGVAHAELEEWDEAIGAYREALNIVEQTEIETTEDETSNTRSASEHAATAESNLAFALWEYGETAQALEHAERAVERDPRFGEGWYNRAFFLQERGLSDEALRCIDNAIRLGMRSSQVLEEKARILEDLGEHEEAERVADEAEERREEAEQQLIDDQQETRLDE; the protein is encoded by the coding sequence ATGACAGACGACGCGGGCGACGACCGGCACCGCTTCTCCGAGGGCGCCGGCTTCGACGATCCCTACGACGAGTTCGACCTCGACCCGCCGGAGCTCGACGTCGATCCGGGGAAGGTCGACCCCGTCGACTCGCGAGCGATCGCGGACCTGCTCGACGAGCGCCAGCTGACGAACGAGGACATCGAGGCCGAGGAGGTCCTCGACGTCGGCCTCAACTATATGCAGATCAACCGGTTCGAGCAGGCGACCGAGACGTTCGAACGCGCGGCTCGCTTCACCGAGGACGACCGGCTCGCCCAGGAGGCCTGGACGAACAAGGGCGTTGCCCACGCCGAGTTAGAGGAGTGGGACGAGGCCATCGGCGCCTACCGCGAGGCGTTGAACATCGTCGAGCAAACCGAGATCGAGACGACCGAGGACGAGACGTCGAACACCCGGTCGGCGAGTGAACACGCCGCCACCGCCGAGAGCAACCTCGCGTTCGCCCTCTGGGAGTACGGTGAGACGGCACAGGCACTCGAACACGCCGAGCGCGCCGTCGAGCGTGACCCTCGCTTCGGTGAAGGGTGGTACAACCGCGCGTTCTTCCTGCAAGAGCGTGGCCTCTCGGATGAGGCGCTTCGGTGCATCGACAACGCCATCCGCCTCGGCATGCGCAGCTCGCAGGTGCTAGAGGAGAAGGCGCGAATCCTCGAAGACCTCGGCGAGCACGAGGAGGCCGAACGGGTCGCCGACGAGGCCGAAGAGCGTCGGGAGGAAGCCGAACAGCAGCTGATAGACGACCAGCAGGAGACCCGCCTCGACGAATGA